The following proteins are co-located in the Parafannyhessea umbonata genome:
- a CDS encoding type IV toxin-antitoxin system AbiEi family antitoxin domain-containing protein: MKHSNHIDKIAALSESEGVFTTAQAARMGIPRDALHDAVESGRLVRIVRGAYRMVGSGSSFTDELAAIWKLTAPATFSHERMRVSDWDGIAVGGSTASALLGIGDLQLSPYRLYAPRRINTRNPSASFVRRSVGRDEVTFESGLPVTRSERTVFDLVADDEDFSLVADVLADASRKYQDFDYGKLRGLLEGRYGEKRGCEIFRSLMDDAGLLGRGTRE, translated from the coding sequence ATGAAGCATTCGAACCACATAGATAAGATCGCAGCGCTCTCCGAGTCTGAGGGCGTTTTCACCACTGCACAGGCGGCCCGCATGGGCATCCCGCGCGACGCCCTACACGACGCGGTCGAGTCCGGTCGCCTCGTGCGCATCGTGCGAGGTGCCTACCGCATGGTGGGGTCCGGCTCTTCCTTCACGGACGAGCTGGCGGCGATATGGAAGCTCACCGCCCCGGCGACGTTCTCCCACGAGAGGATGCGGGTTTCCGATTGGGACGGCATCGCCGTCGGAGGGTCCACCGCCTCCGCCCTCCTCGGGATCGGAGACCTGCAGCTCTCGCCCTACCGGCTCTATGCCCCAAGGAGAATCAACACGAGGAACCCGTCAGCGAGCTTCGTCAGGCGCTCGGTGGGTCGCGACGAAGTTACGTTCGAGTCGGGGCTCCCCGTGACACGCTCCGAGCGCACCGTCTTCGACCTCGTCGCGGACGACGAGGACTTCTCGCTTGTGGCGGATGTCCTGGCGGACGCCTCGAGGAAGTACCAGGATTTCGACTACGGGAAGCTTCGGGGACTACTCGAGGGCCGTTACGGCGAGAAGCGGGGATGTGAGATTTTCCGGAGCCTGATGGATGATGCCGGGCTTCTCGGGAGGGGGACGCGGGAATGA
- a CDS encoding nucleotidyl transferase AbiEii/AbiGii toxin family protein, whose amino-acid sequence MRYKSAAALEMAVKSAASASPMDTGRAVSAFYFHRLLCRVFAGGNGSFVLKGGRAMLARTVDARATRDIDLLSTEGSLEDALEELVRLAGTDLGDFVTFEFTGSRPIKAEDEYRSGLSVGFVPMLGAKRMQPVSVDLVVDEVPLEGAERISPADRIEVDGLETCDYLVYPVEAALADKLCGIVEVHGRRASSRVKDLVDIAVYATTATVDGSGFQSRLRREASARRIFLGDSFGLPKAWGAPQARQYAKLCQRTGLPEALRNMEAASELAGRLLDPAIRGEAGGRHWNPEAREWE is encoded by the coding sequence ATGAGGTACAAGAGCGCGGCCGCACTCGAGATGGCGGTCAAATCAGCGGCGTCGGCGTCGCCGATGGATACCGGGCGCGCCGTGTCGGCATTCTACTTCCACCGACTGCTGTGCCGCGTGTTCGCCGGCGGCAACGGCTCGTTCGTGCTCAAGGGTGGTCGGGCGATGCTCGCTCGAACCGTCGACGCCCGCGCGACGCGCGACATCGACCTGCTCTCCACGGAAGGGAGCCTGGAGGATGCGCTCGAGGAGCTCGTCCGGCTCGCCGGGACCGACCTGGGCGACTTCGTGACGTTCGAGTTCACGGGGTCGCGCCCGATAAAGGCCGAGGACGAGTACAGGAGCGGGCTGTCTGTCGGGTTCGTCCCCATGCTCGGCGCGAAGCGCATGCAGCCCGTCTCCGTCGACCTCGTCGTCGACGAGGTGCCGCTCGAGGGGGCCGAGCGCATCTCCCCAGCGGACAGGATAGAGGTGGACGGGCTTGAGACCTGCGACTACCTCGTCTATCCCGTCGAGGCCGCCCTCGCGGACAAGCTCTGCGGCATAGTCGAAGTTCATGGAAGAAGAGCGTCCTCCAGGGTAAAGGACCTCGTAGACATCGCCGTCTATGCCACTACGGCCACGGTGGACGGTTCGGGGTTCCAGTCCCGACTGCGCCGCGAAGCCTCCGCGCGGCGCATCTTTCTGGGCGACTCCTTCGGATTGCCGAAGGCCTGGGGCGCTCCCCAGGCGCGCCAGTACGCGAAGCTCTGCCAGAGGACGGGCCTTCCGGAGGCGTTGAGGAATATGGAAGCCGCATCCGAGCTCGCCGGCAGGCTCCTCGACCCCGCGATCCGGGGAGAGGCGGGCGGCAGGCACTGGAATCCGGAAGCGCGCGAGTGGGAGTAG
- a CDS encoding ATP-binding cassette domain-containing protein codes for MQLNLNHISYTYPGTVSAAIDDVSVTFSSGWTGVIGDNGCGKSTLARIAANSIAPDSGTVSPKLFSAYCQQDSTQEPDNLLDFASDWGKEAQRARALLRVEDDWFWRYGTLSGGQQKRLQIACALYARPEVLIMDEPTNDLDIVTRDIVREALASFGGIGILISHDRALLDSLVSQSLMCEGVRWTMRPGGYTKASVQSAIERSAAIRDREKAAREAKRLKAEAQRRSEEAARQKGKRSKRNLDKHDSDARERIGRAIVSGKDGVAGKLSSNMSERLAKAEGELSKRVVAKRYDHALGAFGIAARSSCVVHLEATRLSAGDFSIVVPELWISPTDHVVLTGANGTGKSLVVRSVIESAPDTVKVAYVPQNVGPEERGRALRRLRGQDQETKGRILSIVARLNSDPDKLLDGDDLSPGELRKLMLAQQLVANPNLLVLDEPTNHLDVGSIEALQGMLIGFPGAFLLVTHDGQLSEAVTQIGWETRRGENGMRLQVADE; via the coding sequence ATGCAACTGAATCTCAATCACATCAGCTATACCTACCCTGGTACGGTATCGGCCGCCATCGATGACGTCAGCGTCACATTCTCGTCGGGATGGACGGGCGTCATCGGCGATAACGGATGCGGGAAGAGCACGCTTGCCCGTATCGCCGCGAACTCCATCGCGCCAGATTCCGGAACGGTGAGTCCGAAGCTGTTCTCGGCGTACTGCCAGCAGGACTCGACCCAGGAACCGGACAATCTCCTCGACTTCGCATCGGACTGGGGCAAGGAGGCGCAACGAGCAAGGGCTTTGCTTCGCGTCGAAGACGACTGGTTCTGGCGCTATGGCACTCTCTCTGGGGGTCAGCAGAAGCGGCTCCAGATCGCATGCGCGCTCTATGCGCGACCGGAAGTCCTTATCATGGACGAGCCGACAAACGACCTCGACATCGTGACACGCGACATCGTGAGGGAAGCCCTCGCTTCATTCGGCGGCATCGGAATTCTCATCTCGCACGACAGGGCTCTGCTGGATAGCCTTGTGAGCCAGAGCCTGATGTGCGAGGGGGTGCGTTGGACCATGCGACCCGGAGGGTACACGAAGGCGAGTGTCCAATCGGCCATCGAGCGCTCTGCTGCAATCAGGGACCGCGAGAAGGCCGCCCGCGAAGCGAAGCGCTTGAAGGCGGAAGCCCAGCGCAGAAGCGAGGAGGCGGCGCGTCAGAAGGGCAAGCGCAGCAAGCGCAACTTGGACAAGCACGACAGTGACGCACGGGAGAGGATTGGACGCGCCATAGTCTCAGGAAAGGACGGCGTGGCTGGCAAGCTCTCGTCCAATATGAGTGAACGGCTGGCAAAGGCCGAGGGAGAGCTCTCAAAGAGAGTTGTCGCGAAGCGATACGACCATGCTCTCGGCGCGTTCGGAATTGCCGCGCGTTCGAGCTGCGTGGTGCACCTAGAGGCGACGCGACTGTCCGCTGGTGATTTCTCGATAGTCGTGCCAGAGCTCTGGATCTCGCCAACGGACCACGTGGTGCTGACTGGCGCGAACGGAACGGGAAAGAGCCTGGTGGTACGAAGCGTCATCGAATCTGCTCCCGACACCGTCAAAGTGGCGTACGTTCCCCAGAACGTCGGGCCGGAAGAACGCGGGCGGGCCCTGAGACGACTACGAGGTCAGGACCAAGAGACGAAGGGCCGCATCCTCTCCATCGTGGCACGGTTGAATTCCGACCCCGATAAACTGCTCGATGGAGACGATTTGAGTCCTGGCGAGCTCCGCAAACTCATGCTCGCGCAGCAGCTTGTTGCGAATCCCAACCTCCTCGTGCTCGATGAACCGACGAATCATCTCGATGTGGGCTCCATCGAAGCGCTTCAAGGCATGCTGATTGGTTTTCCTGGTGCGTTCCTGCTGGTCACGCATGATGGGCAGCTGTCGGAGGCGGTCACGCAGATTGGATGGGAGACAAGGCGAGGCGAGAATGGGATGAGACTACAAGTCGCTGATGAATAA
- a CDS encoding TetR/AcrR family transcriptional regulator, giving the protein MSAYATDMLGSALFLLMAEKNIRKVTIDELAARAGVGRATYFRNFSSKEELLTAYLVRQWRAYEKGHRLKELAFSNPQRALRYFEFCLSLRTENDLMIEQGRTDAILAAFETIVSDADLGREGSYEAAFLAYGLYGMFITWARKGWNETPREMAALVAGHLLGGAVG; this is encoded by the coding sequence GTGTCTGCATATGCCACGGACATGCTGGGATCCGCCCTGTTCTTGCTTATGGCCGAGAAGAACATCAGAAAGGTCACCATCGACGAGCTTGCCGCACGGGCGGGCGTGGGCCGGGCCACGTACTTTCGCAACTTCTCGTCTAAGGAGGAGCTGCTGACTGCCTACCTCGTTCGCCAATGGCGGGCATACGAGAAGGGACACCGCCTGAAGGAGCTCGCGTTCTCGAATCCCCAGCGGGCTCTGCGCTACTTTGAGTTCTGCCTGTCACTGCGCACGGAAAACGACCTCATGATCGAGCAGGGCCGTACGGATGCCATCCTGGCCGCGTTCGAAACAATCGTAAGCGACGCCGACCTGGGACGCGAGGGGAGCTACGAGGCCGCTTTTCTCGCCTACGGACTCTATGGGATGTTCATTACGTGGGCACGTAAGGGCTGGAACGAGACCCCGCGGGAAATGGCAGCCCTGGTAGCAGGCCACTTGTTGGGCGGGGCTGTCGGATAA